Proteins found in one Aneurinibacillus uraniidurans genomic segment:
- a CDS encoding pyridoxamine 5'-phosphate oxidase family protein, translating to MDGVRYKIREVLDKSKIETFLRRARIGHLGMVDGHLPYVVPLNFVWTNGKLYFHGATGGRRNQVMDANPEVCFTVCEEYGTITDPVPAKTDTAYMSVMIFGKAQPIVDLDEATHMLQEMIYKYVPGYYNRPLPQQHVDKYRSAVFGGPVQVYRIDPYHITAKENPIEEEKMFKPGKTV from the coding sequence ATGGATGGAGTGCGTTACAAGATAAGAGAAGTGTTGGACAAGAGCAAGATTGAGACATTTCTGCGGCGAGCTCGAATTGGACATCTTGGAATGGTCGATGGTCATCTGCCGTATGTTGTTCCGCTCAATTTTGTTTGGACAAATGGGAAGCTTTATTTCCATGGAGCCACCGGTGGGAGACGAAATCAGGTTATGGATGCGAATCCGGAGGTCTGTTTTACGGTTTGTGAAGAATATGGAACGATTACTGATCCGGTGCCAGCCAAGACGGACACAGCATATATGAGTGTAATGATTTTTGGCAAGGCACAGCCCATCGTCGATCTGGATGAAGCTACACACATGTTGCAAGAAATGATTTATAAGTATGTCCCTGGTTACTATAATCGGCCGTTACCCCAGCAGCACGTAGATAAATATCGATCAGCAGTATTCGGTGGTCCGGTTCAGGTGTACCGAATTGATCCATATCATATCACTGCGAAAGAAAATCCGATTGAAGAAGAAAAAATGTTCAAACCTGGAAAAACCGTGTAA
- a CDS encoding SMI1/KNR4 family protein → MNKNYTIFIEQWNDILSKIHGIGGKIKDLSVDSPATLEEINDIEYKLGFSLPEDFKDLLLNFSKAVYFRWSLPDEVNVPDEFSEIFSGELGWNLEWIEDLTSSSIEMENEEYGQGLKNKLQFFYVGNGDILAFDMSSDGNKKSVVYWSHEEDEVVLVADSFLSFIEKLTDLYCVGAEIWQYEPFMNSNGLNPTNEASIRWKSWLKLLTEVKKEDISNDLEQVIEYVLNHGKLEKEMFEQYSQNEIFERVKICLKKEDRHRKRTACKIIGEVLGEFASDWVIELWKDNNLIEEELRSYLTVHVV, encoded by the coding sequence TTGAACAAAAACTACACAATTTTTATAGAGCAATGGAATGATATCTTGTCTAAAATACATGGGATTGGTGGAAAGATAAAAGACCTTTCTGTTGATAGTCCCGCAACACTAGAAGAAATTAATGATATTGAATACAAACTAGGTTTCTCACTTCCTGAGGATTTTAAAGATTTATTATTAAATTTTTCGAAGGCGGTATATTTTCGCTGGTCTCTTCCTGATGAAGTTAATGTACCTGATGAATTTAGTGAGATTTTTTCTGGGGAATTAGGATGGAACTTAGAATGGATTGAAGATTTAACTTCTAGTTCCATTGAAATGGAGAATGAGGAATATGGACAAGGACTGAAAAATAAACTTCAGTTTTTTTATGTGGGTAATGGCGATATTTTAGCATTTGATATGAGTTCCGATGGAAATAAAAAAAGTGTTGTTTATTGGAGCCATGAAGAAGATGAAGTGGTTCTGGTAGCGGATAGCTTTTTATCGTTTATCGAGAAACTAACAGATTTATATTGTGTTGGTGCGGAAATTTGGCAATACGAACCCTTTATGAATTCCAATGGACTTAATCCTACTAATGAAGCATCTATTAGGTGGAAAAGCTGGCTCAAATTATTAACAGAGGTGAAGAAGGAAGATATTTCAAATGATTTGGAGCAAGTGATTGAGTATGTATTGAACCACGGTAAACTAGAGAAGGAAATGTTTGAACAATACAGCCAGAATGAAATATTTGAAAGAGTAAAAATATGTTTAAAAAAAGAAGATAGGCATCGTAAAAGAACAGCTTGCAAAATTATTGGAGAAGTATTAGGTGAGTTTGCATCTGATTGGGTTATTGAACTTTGGAAAGACAACAATCTTATAGAGGAAGAACTTCGCTCATATCTTACTGTGCATGTTGTGTAG
- a CDS encoding DUF6414 family protein: MNIRSDYPITIYLNQKIVFDLLAVIQDGFSEVRKLETGHNTENKLTADISGEIGASNIFSLLGVKLRSALTSNRISADKEVVTEERIHTPTSLFAKLQSFLDEKNVIRSVNSYYELSKLNTGDFVSFKATLKQNPLINLLDSFEQLGVMAIRFEEGGSKQKKKSEDQTILKQIKTMKESLLGQGEMMDLVCLISDESHIQAVIPVYMDYFFNRNMNELIDGQYTVFGKVVSIIPKNSDEAINLLRNTSFKLFNQNTLEQMFSQMESGIPEEFDIPTISTRVEGPAMLIIPIAIYA; encoded by the coding sequence GTGAATATAAGAAGTGATTATCCGATTACTATATATTTAAATCAAAAGATTGTATTTGATTTATTAGCTGTAATCCAGGATGGATTTTCGGAAGTAAGAAAATTAGAGACTGGTCATAATACTGAAAATAAATTAACGGCTGATATTAGTGGTGAGATAGGCGCAAGTAATATTTTTAGTTTACTAGGAGTAAAATTACGTTCGGCTTTGACAAGCAATCGTATCTCAGCTGATAAAGAGGTAGTGACCGAAGAAAGAATACACACACCAACATCCTTATTTGCGAAATTACAATCATTTTTAGATGAAAAAAATGTTATAAGATCAGTTAATAGTTATTATGAATTAAGTAAACTTAATACGGGAGATTTTGTTTCTTTTAAAGCAACTCTTAAACAAAATCCTTTAATAAACCTTTTGGATTCATTTGAGCAATTAGGTGTTATGGCAATCAGATTTGAAGAAGGGGGTTCAAAACAAAAGAAAAAATCAGAAGACCAAACTATATTAAAACAAATTAAAACAATGAAAGAAAGTTTACTAGGGCAAGGAGAAATGATGGATCTTGTCTGTTTAATTTCTGATGAGAGTCATATCCAGGCTGTAATACCTGTCTATATGGACTATTTCTTTAATAGGAATATGAATGAGCTAATAGATGGACAATACACTGTCTTTGGAAAAGTGGTGAGTATAATACCGAAAAATTCAGATGAAGCAATAAACCTTTTACGTAATACAAGTTTTAAATTATTTAATCAAAACACATTAGAACAAATGTTTTCACAGATGGAATCCGGTATTCCTGAAGAATTTGATATACCGACTATAAGTACAAGAGTTGAGGGACCTGCGATGTTAATTATCCCGATTGCAATTTATGCATAA
- a CDS encoding GIY-YIG nuclease family protein — protein MLNEFEQFLIDNKFLPLNKGEKRWCSFKIEHKEPKNNNELVSTKNYIRNEVSNKNGLYIYKNSMGQILYVGKAKPLINRLYSHYKESFQEVLGDTKDKRWHRFFYLYQGELEVYWCELEDEHCRQIVEKMLDVVLKPIFNWENQSISLGKTSTTFTSTKLISNTQNQKEKYQFLNHSNELIDKVQTILGSGFQPQFNKTGVTFFGVKGRVLKLVSSPNKIKVEFNVPVSVVSGLTVLTETEAKAKKMGTCQWIYQGTSLDMVLKLIEEAVNNY, from the coding sequence ATGTTAAACGAGTTTGAGCAATTTTTGATTGATAATAAATTTCTTCCACTTAACAAAGGAGAAAAAAGATGGTGCTCTTTTAAAATCGAGCATAAAGAACCGAAAAATAATAACGAATTAGTAAGCACTAAGAATTATATACGTAATGAAGTGTCAAATAAGAATGGTTTATACATTTATAAGAATTCGATGGGTCAGATATTGTATGTGGGAAAGGCTAAACCATTAATCAACAGGTTATATAGCCATTATAAAGAATCATTTCAGGAAGTACTGGGTGATACGAAAGATAAGAGATGGCATCGTTTTTTTTATTTGTATCAGGGAGAGCTTGAGGTTTATTGGTGTGAATTAGAGGATGAGCATTGCCGACAAATTGTCGAGAAAATGTTAGATGTAGTTTTAAAGCCAATTTTTAATTGGGAAAACCAAAGCATCTCTTTGGGGAAAACGTCTACAACTTTTACTAGTACAAAACTTATAAGCAATACTCAAAATCAGAAAGAAAAATATCAATTTTTAAATCATAGTAATGAATTGATTGATAAGGTTCAAACAATACTTGGAAGTGGATTTCAACCACAATTTAATAAGACGGGAGTAACATTTTTTGGAGTTAAGGGGAGGGTTTTGAAACTGGTAAGTAGCCCTAACAAAATCAAAGTAGAGTTTAATGTTCCGGTTTCAGTGGTATCTGGGTTAACTGTGCTTACTGAAACTGAAGCTAAAGCTAAAAAGATGGGGACTTGTCAGTGGATTTATCAAGGAACAAGTTTAGACATGGTATTAAAGTTGATTGAAGAAGCGGTAAATAATTATTAG